From Dechloromonas sp. A34:
GAATTCCGTATTGCTGGCCTGGCCGGCAACGAGGCCAAGCCGCTGTCCAAGGTCGCCTCCGGCGGCGAATTGTCGCGGATCAGCCTGGCCATCCAGGTGCTGACCTCGCGCTCGGCCAGCGTACCGACGCTGATCTTCGACGAAGTGGATGTCGGCATCGGCGGTGGTGTTGCCGAAATCGTCGGTCGCCTGCTCAACGAACTGGGAAGCGAACGCCAGGTGTTGTGCGTGACGCATTTGCCGCAAGTGGCGGCGCAGGCCGACTGGCAGTGGCAGGTCAGCAAGGCGACGCGCGATGGTGCGACGCTGAGCTCGATCCGGCCGCTCGATCAGGATGGCCGTGTCCGGGAAGTTGCTCGCATGCTGGGCGGCGTCGATATCACCGAGATAACCCTGCAGCATGCCGGCGAGTTGCTGGGGTCAAGAAGCAAAAAAGTCAAAAATCAGGCGTCCAGCCCACTATAGTCAGAGCGGGCTTCCATTGTTGACGGGTCATGATCGGGGCGGTCGGCAGCAACTCCTCTGTTTCTTATTCCGCGGCGCAGAGCAATGCTTTGACGCCCGAGCAGCAGCGCCAGGTCGCGGCGCTCCGGGTAACCGATCGCCAGGTCAAATCGCACGAGCAGGCCCACATGGCGGCCGGAGCGGGACTGGTTCGGGGCGGTAGTTACGAGTATCAGTCCGGGCCCGACAACAAGCGCTATGCCGTTGCCGGCGAGGTTTCGATCGATGTTTCGCCGGGCCGAACGCCGGATGAAACGATCGCCAGGGCCCAGCAGATCAGGGCCGCCGCGCTGGCGCCGGCCGATCCGTCAACGCAGGACCGGCGGGTTGCGGCTACGGCCGGGCAGATGGAAATGCAGGCGCGCGCTGAAATGGCGCAGCAGCCCGATGATGTGTCGGCGAGCGAGGAGCCGGTCAACAGTGCAATTGCCGCCTACCGACAGATAGCCGCGGCACAACCGGGATCAAGCAGTTTTCAGGCGCAGGCCTAAAGCAGGCGGGAAAGTGCGTAGGCTGCCAGCGCCAGGAAGAACAGGCCGCTGATGCGATGAATCCAGAGCAGCGGCAGCTTGTGCAAGAACTTGCGGCCGGCCATGACGCCGAGGATCGAAGTGCAACTCAGGGCCAGCGTGGCGCCCAGCCAGACGGCAGCCATTTCGGTCGTGCTGCCCATGCCAGCTACCGCAATCTGCGTCTTGTCACCAAATTCGGCCAGGAAAATCAGCAGGAAGGTCGTGGCGAAAATGCCGTGGCCGGGCTTTTCCTCGACATCTTCGTCCTCGTCTTCTTCCTGGTAGCGCAAGGCACTGACGCCGAAAACGGCAAACAGCAGCGCCACGGCCACCGTCACTACCCACTCTGGTAGCCAGGCGGCGACTGCGGCTCCGAACAAGACGGCCAGCAGATTGAGAACGGCAAAAGCGGCAATGGCGCCGAGTACGACCGGCAAACCGCGATGACGGGCGGCCAGCGTCATGCAGACGAGCTGGCTCTTGTCACCGAATTCGGCCAGGGCAATCAGCAAAAAAGTGGCACCTGCCGAGGAGAACCAGTTCCCCAGCGCCACGGAAGTTAGATTAGACATCGAAAAACAGCGGCTCAGACTTTGCGGTCCGGGTTGTCGCGATGCGGGCAATCTGTCTTCAGGCACTGGGCGTAGAGATAGAGCGCGTGATCCTGAATGGCGAAACCACGTTCCTTGGCGATGGCATTCTGTCGCTTTTCGATTTCTGGATCGTAGAACTCCTCGACCCGGCCGCAGTCGATGCAGACCAAGTGGTCGTGGTGCTTGCCGCGGTTGATCTCGAATACCGCCTTGCCCGATTCGAAGAAATGGCGTTCAAGCAGTCCGGCCTGTTCGAACTGGGTGAGCACGCGATAGACGGTGGCTAGGCCGATATCCATGTGTTCCGCGATCAGCATGCGATAGACGTCTTCGGCAGTCATGTGCCGGAGGGTGCTCTTCTCGAAAAGCTCAAGAATTTTCAGGCGCGGAAAGGTGGCTTTCAGGCCCATGTTCTTGAGGCTTTGGGGGTCGCTCATATGCTGTAATTCCAGGGAGTGTTGGCGCAGGCCGATTGGGGATTTCGGGTATGATATACCGCTTCAAAGCCGTTTGAGAAACTCCGGAATCCCGCATGCTCCGCACCCGCCCATTGTTTTTTGCAGCCATTTTTACGCTGCTGGCCGCTTGTTCGACCAAGCCGAGCTTCATTAACGAATACAAGATCGATGTCCAGCAGGGCAATGTGCTGAGCCAGGAAATGGTGGCTCAACTCAAACCCGGCCAAACGCGTGACCAGGTGCGTTTTCTGCTCGGTACGCCGCTGATTGCGGATATGTTTCATCTGCAGCGCTGGGACTACGTCTATCGCTACCAGAATGGCCGGACTGGCCAGGTTGAGGTCCGCAGGTTTGCTGTTTTCTTCAATTCCGACGGCCGCCTGGAGCGCGTGAACGGGGATGTTGCGGTCGCCGATACCGGCGAATTGAACATGCCGACCGCCAGAAGCCGTCTGGTCGACCTCGGGACCTTGTCGGGCGAGGCGGCCGACAAGCCGCTGCCGCCGCGCGAGGAACCGGGTTACTTCCGCCGTTTCATGGACATGTTGGGGTTTTAGGCTATGAGCAAGACACGCATTGGCATCGTCGGTGCCAGCGGCCGCATGGGTCGCATGTTGATCGAGGCTGTGCTCAAGGATGAGCAGGTCGTGCTCGGGGGGGCTTTTGATCAGCCGGGTAGCCCGGCGATCGGCAAATCCGCCGGCGAACTGGTTGGTCTGGCCGCAGATGTTTTGGTTTCCGATGATCTGGTCGGCGGACTGAAAGGAATCGACTGCCTGATCGACTTCACGCGCCCGCAGGGAACCTTGCACCATCTCGAGCTCTGCCGCCAGGCCGGGGTCGGCATCATCATCGGGACCACCGGTTTCGAGGCGGAGGGCAAAGCAGCGATCACCGCCGCCGCCCAGGATATTCCCGTCGTCTTCGCGCCGAACATGGCGGTCGGCGTCAATCTGGTCTTCAAGCTGCTCGATACCGCAGCCCGCATCCTGAATCAGGGTTACGACATCGAAATCGTCGAGGCCCACCATCGCATGAAGATCGACGCGCCGTCCGGGACGGCCCTGCGCATGGGCGAGGTGGTGGCCAACGCCCTGGAGCGCGACCTCAAGGAATGCGCGGTCTATGGCCGCGAAGGCGTGACCGGTGAACGCGACCCGTCGACCATCGGTTTTGCCACGGTCCGGGGCGGTGATATCGTCGGCGACCACACCGTGATGTTCTGCGGCCTCGGTGAACGCGTCGAAGTGACCCACAAGGCGAGCAGCCGGATGCCTTACGCCCTGGGTAGCCTGCGCGCAGCCCGCTTCATCGCCGGTCGCCAGAGCGGTCTGTTCGACATGCAGGACGTCCTCGGCCTGCGCTAGAGGCCATGAAATCCCGCCTGCTGACTCGTCAACTTCAGGAAGTTTTTGGTGGCGATGGCGAGCCGCAGTTCAGGCAGTTGGTCGAGGCGGCTCGCGCCGCCCAGCAAACGGAACTGGTCCAGGGGCTGGAGAAGTTGCTGGGTCAGGTCGATTCGGCTTATGGCGCTTATGTCGGCCTGAACAACTGGCAGGGCATGCTGTCGGGCGATGCCCTGGCGGACTGGAATCTGCGTAGCGGGACCATCGAATCCGGTCGGCATTGGAAAGAGATGCTCGGCTATGGCTCCGATGAGCTGGACAATACGATTGCCCACTGGCAGCGGCTGGTTCATCCGGAAGATCTGCGGGCGCTCCTGGCGCGCATGGCGGCCCAGGCGCAGAGCAAGGAACATTATTTTCAGGCCGAGTGCCGGCTCAAGGCGCGCGACGGCCAGTGGCGATGGTTCCTGCTGCGCGGCGCGGTGGCGGCATGCGATGCCGACGGCGAGCCGCTCCGCCTGTTGCTCTTGCAGCGCGATATCAGTGAGGTCAAGGCCGTCGAGGCGGCGCTGATTTCCGCAAAGGAGGCGGCCGAGGCTGCCAACAAGGCGCGTGGCGCCTTCCTCGCCAACATGAGCCACGAGATTCGGACGCCGATGAACGGCATCATCGGGATGACCGAACTGGCGCTCGATACCGAGCTCGATGCCGAGCAGCGGCATTATCTGAAGACCGTCAAGTCCTCGGCCGAGGCGTTGCTGACGATCGTCAACGACATCCTCGATTTCTCCAAGATCGAGGCCGGTAAGGTCCGCTTCGAGAGCATTCCCTTTTTGATCCACGATGCCTTGCTGGAGTCGATTCGGGTGCTTGCCGTCAGCGCCCACAAAAAAAGCCTGGAGCTGATCGCCGATATCCGGCCGGAGGTGCCGCAACGGGTGGTCGGCGATCCGACACGTTTGCGTCAGGTGATCATCAATCTGGTCGGTAATGCCATCAAGTTCACGGAACGGGGCGAGGTTGCGCTTGAGGTGGTCGTCGATCAACAGACCGACGGCTCGGTCTTTCTTCGTTTCTCGATCCGGGATACCGGGATCGGTATCCCGCCTGAAAAGCAGCAGGCAATTTTCGAGGCATTTTCACAAGCCGATGTGTCGACAACTCGGCGTTTTGGTGGCACGGGCCTCGGCCTGGCGATCAGCGCGCGTCTGGTGCAATTGATGGATGGCCGGATCTGGCTGGAGAGCGCGCCAGGGGTCGGGTCCGTATTCCACTTCACGATCAGGTTTGGCACCGATTCCGAGATTCGCCCGCGGCCAGTGCCTGACGCCAGATTTCGTGGTCGCCGCGCGCTGGTCATCGAAGACAACGCCACGGCTGGGCAGGGGCTGGTTGAAATGCTGGAACGGCTCGGTGTCCAGACGGCACTGGTCGCCGATGGCGGGGCCGCGGAGGCTGCCATCGAGCGGACTCGCGCAGTCGACTTCTCTTATGACTATATTTTTGTCGATGCCAAAATGGATGCCCCGGCCGGCTTTGCGCTCGCCGAAGGGTGGCGTAACGGTGCGCGGGGCGAGCGTCTGGTCGTCATGCTGACGACGGAGAATCAGCGACAGGATCTCGCCCGTCTGCGCGAAATTGGCGTCTCGGCCCATCTAGTCAAACCAATCGGGGCTGATGATCTGGCCGATGCGCTGGGATTGGCGGAGGGGGGCGACGTGGGCGGGCTGAGTCTCGCGCCGTTCGACCTTGATGTACAGCAACCGGATTCGGGGCGGAATTTGCGGATCCTGCTGGTCGAGGACAATCCGGTGAATCAGGAACTCGCCGTGCGCCTTCTGGAACGCAGTTCTCATCATGTCGTGGTGGCCAACAATGGCGCGGAGGCTGTTGAGCTGTTCGACAGTGGCCAATTCGACGTCATTCTGATGGGTATGCAGATGCCCGTGATGGGGGGTATCGAGGCTACCGAGGCCATCCGCTCGCGCGAAATGCGGCGCAGTTGGGTGGTGTCCAGCGAGTTTCGACAGGTCTACATCATCGCGATGACGGCCAATGTCATGGCTAGTGATCGAGAGCGGTGTCTGGAAGCCGGGATGAACGATTATCTGGCCAAGCCGCTACGGCCGGAGCAGCTCTGTGCGGCGCTGGCGCGCTCCTGCGAGGCATCCGGGGGTGGCCAGCTGCTGGATGCCGACTTGTCGCCGCTCCCGGCAGGGGGGGCGGCTCGATCTGAAGGCGGCGCTGCACAACATTGGCGATGTCGAACTTTTCGCGACGATGGCCAGCATGCTGCTCGCGGAGTGGGGCGATCACCTCAATCGGCTAAATCAGGCGCTGGCCGCGGCTGATTCCCAAGCGTTGCGAATCCACGCCCACACCCTAAAAAGTCTGCTCGCGATGTTTCATGCAGAACTGGCCAGGCGTCAGGCGATGGCGCTCGAGAATGCGGCCATGGTGGAGGGGCGGGTTGACTGGCCGGCCTGTCAGCGTCTGTATGGCGAGCTGGCGGACGAGATGGAGCGGATTCACCCGCTCCTGAAGCAGTTTGTCGATACCCGTGTAATCCCTTGAATTTGCCTGAAAAGCTAGTTTTCGGCTAGAATAGGAAGGTTAAAAAAGCACAAGCGGGGAGGCGCAAGCCTTCCCGCTTGGCACATGAACAAGCAGAAAATACTAGGAGAGCCGGTCGTGTCGTTGCTGCCCTCATTTACCCCCGCCATTCTCGCCCTCGCCGACGGAACGGTATTCAAGGGCCAATCCATCGGCGCAGATGGTGTTACCAGTGGCGAGGTGGTGTTCAACACCGCCATGTCCGGCTATCAGGAAATCCTCACCGATCCATCCTATTGCCGGCAAATCGTCACCTTGACCTATCCGCATATCGGCAACACCGGTTGCAATGCGGAAGATTTTGAATCCAATGCCAATTACGCCGCCGGGTTGGTCATTCGTGACCTGCCGCTGGTCGCCTCCAACTGGCGGGCCCAGGAAGACCTTTCGCCCTACCTGAAAAAGCATGGCATCGTTGCCATCGCCGGCATCGATACGCGCAAGCTGACCCGCATCCTGCGCGAAAAGGGTGCCCAGGCTGGTTGCATCCTGGCTGGCGAGATCGATGAGTCCAAAGCGCTGGCCATGGCGCGTGCCTTCCCCGGCTTGGCCGGGATGGACTTGGCCAAGGTGGTTTCCGCTACGGAAAGCTATCCCTGGACCGAAGGTGAATGGACGCTGGACGGCTACGAAAAAGGGCCGGAAGCGCGCTTCCATGTTGTGGCCTACGATTTCGGCGTCAAGCGCAATATCCTGCGCATGCTCGTCGAGCGCGGCTGCAAGCTGACGGTCGTCCCGGCCCAGACGCCGGCCGCCGATGTGCTGGCGATGAAGCCGGACGGCATCTTTCTCTCCAACGGCCCGGCGATCCGGAGCCCTGCGACTACGCCATTGCCGCCATTCGTGAATTTCTCGAGCGGGGCGTGCCGACTTTCGGCATCTGTCTCGGCCACCAGTTGCTGGCGCTGGCTTCCGGCGCCAAGACGGCCAAGATGAAGTTCGGCCACCACGGCGCCAATCACCCGGTCAAGGACCTGGACAGTGGCCAGGTGTTGATTACCAGCCAGAACCACGGGTTTGCCGCCGATATCGATTCCCTGCCGGCCAATCTGCGGGCGACGCACGTCTCGCTGTTCGACGGCTCGCTGCAAGGGATTGCCCGCACCGACGTGCCGGCCTTCTCCTTCCAGGGGCACCCGGAAGCCAGCCCGGGGCCGCATGACGTGGCCTACCTGTTCGACCGCTTCCTCGATCTGATGGCGCGCGGCTCGACTGCACTAGATAACGCAAAACAAGCGGCGAAATAAGCGAGAAACATATGCCGAAACGTACAGATATTAAGAGTGTTTTGATTATTGGCGCCGGCCCGATCATCATCGGTCAGGCTTGCGAATTCGACTACTCTGGCGCCCAGGCCTGCAAGGCACTGCGCGAAGAGGGTTACAAGGTCATTCTGGTCAACTCCAACCCGGCGACGATCATGACCGACCCGGAAATGGCCGACGTTACCTATATCGAGCCGATCACCTGGCAGGTCGTCGCCAAGATCATCGAAAAGGAACGTCCGGATGCGCTGCTGCCGACCATGGGCGGTCAGACCGCGCTGAACTGCGCGCTTGATCTCGACCGCGAAGGCGTGCTGGAGAAGTTCAAGGTCGAACTGATCGGTGCTTCCAAGGAAGCCATTGACAAGGCCGAAGACCGCCAGAAGTTCAAGGATGCGATGACCAAGATTGGTCTCGGTTCTGCTCGTTCAGCCACCGCCCACAGCATGGAAGAGGCCTATCAAGTCCAGGCTGCGATCGGTTTTCCGACCATCATCCGGCCCTCTTTCACGCTGGGTGGCACCGGCGGCGGCATCGCCTACAACATGGAAGAGTTCGAGACCATCTGCAAGCGCGGCCTGGAAGCCTCGCCGACCAACGAGCTGCTGATCGAAGAATCGCTGCTCGGCTGGAAGGAGTACGAGATGGAAGTGGTCCGCGACAAGGCGGACAACTGCATCATCATCTGCTCGATCGAGAATCTTGATCCGATGGGCGTGCATACCGGCGACTCGATCACTGTCGCCCCGGCCCAGACGCTGACCGACAAGGAATACCAGATCCTGCGCAACGCCTCGATCGCCGTGCTGCGCGAAATTGGTGTCGATACCGGCGGTTCCAACGTGCAGTTCTCGATCAACCCGAAGGACGGACGGATGATCGTCATCGAGATGAATCCGCGCGTCTCGCGTTCGTCGGCGCTGGCCTCCAAGGCGACCGGCTTCCCGATCGCCAAGATCGCTGCCAAGCTGGCCGTCGGCTATACGCTCGATGAACTGGCCAACGACATCACTGGTGGCAAGACCCCGGCCTCCTTCGAGCCGTCGATCGACTACGTCGTCACCAAGGTGCCGCGTTTCGCCTTCGAGAAATTCCCGCAGGCCGATTCCACCTTGACGACGCAGATGAAGTCGGTCGGCGAAGTCATGGCCATCGGCCGCACTTTCCAGGAATCGCTGCAGAAGGCTCTCCGGGGCCTTGAGGTCGGCGTCGATGGCTTCAACCTGAAATCGGTCGATCCGGAAACCATCGACGAGCAACTCGCCCGGCCGACGCCGGATCGCCTGTGGTACGTCGCCGATGCCTTCGGCGTCGGCATGTCGGTCGAAAAAGTGTTCGAGCTGACCAAGATTGATCCGTGGTTCCTGGTGCAGATCAAGGAGATCGTCGATCTCGAACTGAAAGTGGAAAAACGCGATCTGGGGTCGTTGACTGCTGAAGAACTGCGTTACCTGAAGCGCAAGGGCTTTGCCGACCGTCGGCTGGCCTATCTGCTGAAGACCACCGAAACCGAATTCCGCGCCCGTCGCCATGAACTGAACGTCCGCCCGGTGTACAAGCGGGTCGACACCTGCGCCGCCGAATTTTCGACCGGTACCGCCTATATGTACTCGACCTACGAGGACGAGTGCGAGGCCAATCCGACCGACAAGAAGAAGATCATGGTGCTGGGCGGCGGTCCGAACCGCATCGGCCAGGGCATCGAGTTCGACTACTGCTGCGTGCATGCCGCGATGGCGATGCGCGAAGACGGTTACGAAACGATCATGGTCAACTGCAATCCGGAAACCGTGTCTACTGACTACGACACCTCCGATCGCCTGTACTTCGAGCCGCTGACGCTGGAAGATGTGCTGGAAATCGTCGCCATCGAGAAGCCGGTCGGCGTCATCGTCCAGTACGGCGGCCAGACCCCGCTCAAACTCGCCCTGGCCCTCGAAGCCAACGGTGTGCCGATCATCGGCACGACGCCGGAATCGATTGACATCGCCGAAGACCGCGAGCGCTTCCAGAAGCTGTTGCACGAACTCGGCCTGAAGCAGCCGCCGAACCGTACGGCCCGTACCGAAGAAGACGCCCTGCGTCTGGCGCAGGAAATCGGTTATCCGCTGGTAGTCCGTCCGTCCTACGTGTTGGGTGGCCGGGCCATGGAAATCGTCCATGAGCAGAAGGATCTCGAGCGTTACATGCGCGAAGCAGTCAAGGTTTCCCATGATTCGCCGGTGCTCCTTGACCGCTTCCTGAACGATGCCGTCGAGTGCGACGTCGATGCCCTGTCCGATGGTGAGGAAGTCATCATTGGCGGCGTCATGGAACACATCGAGCAGGCCGGCGTGCACTCCGGCGACTCGGCCTGCTCGTTGCCGCCTTATTCACTGTCGCCCGCTGTCCAGGATGAACTGCGTCGGCAGACCAAGCTGATGGCCAAGGCGCTGAACGTTTGCGGTCTGATGAACGTACAGTTCGCCATCAAGGACAACGACGTCTACGTGCTCGAAGTCAATCCGCGTGCTTCGCGCACCGTGCCGTTCGTCTCCAAGGCCACCGGCCTGCAACTGGCGAAGATTGCTGCCCGTTGTATGTCCGGGCGCAGCCTGAAGGACCAGGGCGTGACCAAGGAAGTGATCCCGCCGTATTACTCGGTCAAGGAAGCCGTCTTCCCCTTCGTCAAGTTCCCCGGCGTCGATACCATTCTTGGCCCGGAAATGAAGTCGACCGGCGAAGTGATGGGGGTCGGCACCACCTTTGCCGAAGCTTTCGTCAAGTCGCAACTGGCCGCCAGCGTCAAGTTGCCGACCTCCGGCAAGGTCTTCCTGTCGGTCAAGGACAGCGACAAGGCTAAGGCCATCGAAATTGCCCGTCACCTGCATGAAGTCGGTTTCCATCTCGTAGCCACGCGCGGAACGGCGCATGCCATCGCCGCGGCCGGGCTACCGGTACAGTCGGTCAACAAGGTAACCGAGGGGCGTCCGCATATTGTCGACATGATCAAAAACAACGAAATTTCGCTGATCATCAACACGGTGGAAGAAAAGCGTCAGGCGATTGGCGACTCGCGGTCGATCCGGACTTCCGGCCTGCAGGCGCGGGTCACGATGTACACGACGATCTGGGGCGCAGAAGCTGCCGCTGAAGGTATTCGCAATCGTGGCGAGTTGCACGTTTATTCGATCCAGGCGCTGCACGAGCAACTTCACTGAGACTAACCTGAACCGCCGGGCTGCCCTTTACGGGCGCCGGCGGTTTGCTTTTGCTGGAAGAAATTATGAGTAAAGTCCCGTTGACCGTAGCCGGTGCCGAAAAACTCCGCGAAGAGTTGCATCGCCTGAAGACCATCGAGCGTCCGAGCGTCATTGCGGCAATTGCCGAAGCGCGCTCGCACGGCGATCTCTCGGAGAACGCCGAGTACGACGCGGCCAAGGAGCGCCAGGGCTTTGTTGAAGGGCGAATCCAGGAGGTCGAGGGCAAGCTGTCGAATGCGCAGATCATCGATCCCAAGCTGCTCGATGCCGACGGACGCTGTGTCTTTGGCGCCACGGTCGATATCGAGGATCAGGATACCGGCGATGCCGTGACTTATCAGATCGTCGGCGAGGATGAGGCCGATATCAAGAACCGCAAGCTGTCGGTTGCTTCGCCGATGGCCCGGGCGCTGATCGGAAAATACGCCGGTGACATTGCCCAGGTGCTGGCTCCCGGCGGTATTCGGGAATACGAAATCATCGATGTCCGCTACGAATAGGCCGCGATGAGAAAGCTGTCCGAGGCCCTCTATCTGCTCACCATCACTTTGTGGGTGGGCGGGCTGTGGGCTATCGGATACATCGTCGCTCCCGTTCTGTTTTCCAGTCTGACCGATCGGCAAACGGCCGGCATGGTGGCCGGAAAGCTGTTTGCGTTGATCGGCTGGGTTGGCCTGGGTAGCGCGACCTACCTGACTGTTTTCCTATTGCTCCGTCGCGGTGGCGGGATTTTCAGGTGTGCGGTGTTCTGGCTGGTTGTGGTGATGGCCTTGCTGACCGCCGCCAGCCAGTTTGGCATTCAGCCCCTGATGGCACAACTGAAAGCCGATGCCTTGCCGCGCGAGGTGATGGAAAGCGTGTTGCGCGACCGATTCGCCGCGTGGCACGGATTTTCCAGCATCCTCTATCTGGTCCAGAGCATGTTGGGATTGTGGCTGGTGGTCTGGGCCGGCAAAGGACTGAAATAATCAGCCCTGGAAACTGCGCTTGGTTGTCTTGCTCGGGGCGGAGGCTGGGCGGCGCGGCCTAGTTTTCGGGCTTGGGGACGTGGCTGGCGCCGTATTCTCAAGCGGGGCGGGGCGGTAAATCACCAGCAGTTTGCCGATATGTTGAACGTCGGCAGCGCCGAGTTTGGAACAGATTTGTTCAAGATAGGCGACGCGGTTCTCACGGCTGTCGCCATAAACGCGTATCTTGATCAGTTCGTGAGCGTTGAGATTGACCTCGATTTCCTTGAGTACGGCCTCGGTGAGGCCGTTTTCGGCAATCGAGACGACAGGATTCAGGTTGTGGGCACGGGCGCGCAGTTCGCGGCGCTCGACAGACGATAATTGCAGCATAGTAAACCTTTCAAAAACGGCATTTTACCGAATGAGCAGAACCAGGACCAGCAAAGCGTGGATGCGGGAGCATGTAAATGACCCGTATGTCCAGCTCGCCAAGAAAGAGGGTTGGCGTTCGCGTGCCGCTTTCAAACTGATGGAGATCGACGACAAGGACAAGTTGCTGCGGCGCGGCGAGGTCGTTGTCGACCTCGGTGCCACCCCGGGAGGGTGGTCACAGGTCGCGGCGAAGCGGGTCGGCGATGGCGGCTTGGTATTTGCACTCGACTTGCTGGAGATGGAGCCCCTGCATGGCGTCGAATTCATTCAGGGCGATTTCCGTGAGGATGATGTGCTGAGAACCCTGGAAGAAAAGCTGAATGGCCGTCACGTTGGGCTTGTAATGTCCGACATGGCCCCCAATATGTCCGGTGTACCGCTTGTTGACCAGGCCAGAATCATGTACCTGGCGGAACTGGGACTGGAGTTTTCCAAGGTGCACCTGAAACCGGATGGCGCTTTTCTGGTCAAAGTTTTTCAAGGAACGGATTACGAGACGTTTCTCCGTTCGATGCGCGAAGTGTTCAAGACAGTCGTGGTTCGCAAACCGGATGCCTCTCGTGATCGGAGCGCCGAGCTTTATTTGCTCGGGCGTGTTTTGCGTTGAAACTTATGTATAGAATGGTGCTTTTGTCGCTCGGCGCTGTAGAAGGAGAGCAAGCTTGAACAACATGTTCAAAAACCTCGCAATCTGGCTGGTCATCGGTCTCGTGCTGATGACCGTGTTCAATCAGTTCAACACCCGCCAGGTCGCGCAAGGCTCGGTCGAGTACTCGCAATTCATCGAAGAGGTCAAGCAGGGGCGCATCAACAAGGTCGTCATGGAAGGTCGTACCCTGAAGGCGACGACTACCGACGGCAAGCGCATCACCACCTATTCGCCGCCTGATCTCTGGCTGGTTTCCGACCTTCTGAAGAGCGGTGTCAAGATCGAGGCCAAGCCGGAAGAAGAGCAATCCTTCCTGATGAGCATCTTCGTCAGCTGGTTCCCGATGCTGCTGCTGATCGGCGTCTGGGTGTTCTTCATGCGCCAGATGCAGGGTGGCGGCAAGGGCGGGGCCTTCTCGTTCGGCAAGTCGCGCGCCCGAATGACCGACGAAGCACAGAATGTCGTTACTTTTGCCGATGTCGCCGGTTGCGACGAAGCGAAAGAGGAGGTCCAGGAGATTGTCGATTTCCTGCGCGATCCTTCCAAGTTCCAGAAGCTTGGTGGCCGCATTCCCAAGGGCGTGCTGATGGTCGGCAACCCGGGTACCGGTAAGACGCTGCTCGCCAAGGCGATCGCCGGCGAAGCCAAGGTGCCGTTCTTTAGCATCTCCGGTTCCGATTTCGTCGAAATGTTTGTCGGCGTCGGCGCTGCCCGCGTTCGCGACATGTTCGAGAATGCCAAGAAGCACGCGCCATGCATCATCTTCATCGACGAAATCGATGCCGTCGGCCGCCATCGCGGTGCCGGCTTGGGTGGCGGCAATGACGAGCGTGAACAGACCCTGAACCAGTTGCTGGTCGAAATGGATGGTTTCGAAGGCCACTCCGGCATCATCGTGATTGCCGCGACCAACCGTCCGGACATCCTCGATCCGGCGCTGCTGC
This genomic window contains:
- a CDS encoding PAS domain-containing hybrid sensor histidine kinase/response regulator; the encoded protein is MKSRLLTRQLQEVFGGDGEPQFRQLVEAARAAQQTELVQGLEKLLGQVDSAYGAYVGLNNWQGMLSGDALADWNLRSGTIESGRHWKEMLGYGSDELDNTIAHWQRLVHPEDLRALLARMAAQAQSKEHYFQAECRLKARDGQWRWFLLRGAVAACDADGEPLRLLLLQRDISEVKAVEAALISAKEAAEAANKARGAFLANMSHEIRTPMNGIIGMTELALDTELDAEQRHYLKTVKSSAEALLTIVNDILDFSKIEAGKVRFESIPFLIHDALLESIRVLAVSAHKKSLELIADIRPEVPQRVVGDPTRLRQVIINLVGNAIKFTERGEVALEVVVDQQTDGSVFLRFSIRDTGIGIPPEKQQAIFEAFSQADVSTTRRFGGTGLGLAISARLVQLMDGRIWLESAPGVGSVFHFTIRFGTDSEIRPRPVPDARFRGRRALVIEDNATAGQGLVEMLERLGVQTALVADGGAAEAAIERTRAVDFSYDYIFVDAKMDAPAGFALAEGWRNGARGERLVVMLTTENQRQDLARLREIGVSAHLVKPIGADDLADALGLAEGGDVGGLSLAPFDLDVQQPDSGRNLRILLVEDNPVNQELAVRLLERSSHHVVVANNGAEAVELFDSGQFDVILMGMQMPVMGGIEATEAIRSREMRRSWVVSSEFRQVYIIAMTANVMASDRERCLEAGMNDYLAKPLRPEQLCAALARSCEASGGGQLLDADLSPLPAGGAARSEGGAAQHWRCRTFRDDGQHAARGVGRSPQSAKSGAGRG
- a CDS encoding TMEM165/GDT1 family protein, translating into MSNLTSVALGNWFSSAGATFLLIALAEFGDKSQLVCMTLAARHRGLPVVLGAIAAFAVLNLLAVLFGAAVAAWLPEWVVTVAVALLFAVFGVSALRYQEEDEDEDVEEKPGHGIFATTFLLIFLAEFGDKTQIAVAGMGSTTEMAAVWLGATLALSCTSILGVMAGRKFLHKLPLLWIHRISGLFFLALAAYALSRLL
- a CDS encoding Hpt domain-containing protein yields the protein MLLAEWGDHLNRLNQALAAADSQALRIHAHTLKSLLAMFHAELARRQAMALENAAMVEGRVDWPACQRLYGELADEMERIHPLLKQFVDTRVIP
- a CDS encoding putative metalloprotease CJM1_0395 family protein, which codes for MIGAVGSNSSVSYSAAQSNALTPEQQRQVAALRVTDRQVKSHEQAHMAAGAGLVRGGSYEYQSGPDNKRYAVAGEVSIDVSPGRTPDETIARAQQIRAAALAPADPSTQDRRVAATAGQMEMQARAEMAQQPDDVSASEEPVNSAIAAYRQIAAAQPGSSSFQAQA
- the fur gene encoding ferric iron uptake transcriptional regulator encodes the protein MSDPQSLKNMGLKATFPRLKILELFEKSTLRHMTAEDVYRMLIAEHMDIGLATVYRVLTQFEQAGLLERHFFESGKAVFEINRGKHHDHLVCIDCGRVEEFYDPEIEKRQNAIAKERGFAIQDHALYLYAQCLKTDCPHRDNPDRKV
- the dapB gene encoding 4-hydroxy-tetrahydrodipicolinate reductase → MSKTRIGIVGASGRMGRMLIEAVLKDEQVVLGGAFDQPGSPAIGKSAGELVGLAADVLVSDDLVGGLKGIDCLIDFTRPQGTLHHLELCRQAGVGIIIGTTGFEAEGKAAITAAAQDIPVVFAPNMAVGVNLVFKLLDTAARILNQGYDIEIVEAHHRMKIDAPSGTALRMGEVVANALERDLKECAVYGREGVTGERDPSTIGFATVRGGDIVGDHTVMFCGLGERVEVTHKASSRMPYALGSLRAARFIAGRQSGLFDMQDVLGLR
- a CDS encoding outer membrane protein assembly factor BamE — its product is MLRTRPLFFAAIFTLLAACSTKPSFINEYKIDVQQGNVLSQEMVAQLKPGQTRDQVRFLLGTPLIADMFHLQRWDYVYRYQNGRTGQVEVRRFAVFFNSDGRLERVNGDVAVADTGELNMPTARSRLVDLGTLSGEAADKPLPPREEPGYFRRFMDMLGF